One Methanolinea sp. DNA window includes the following coding sequences:
- a CDS encoding type II toxin-antitoxin system HicA family toxin, with amino-acid sequence MDYRVVRQRGSHVRLKCTTPAGKYAITIPLHEEIAPGTLSDIISRVALWKGIPKEEIIRMLR; translated from the coding sequence TTGGATTACAGGGTGGTTCGCCAGCGGGGCAGCCATGTGCGACTCAAATGCACAACACCTGCGGGTAAATATGCGATCACCATTCCCCTTCATGAAGAGATTGCTCCGGGCACGCTCAGCGATATCATATCCAGAGTCGCTCTCTGGAAAGGCATACCAAAGGAAGAGATCATCAGGATGTTACGATAG
- a CDS encoding type II toxin-antitoxin system HicB family antitoxin — protein sequence MPMLVKFEVYSDGRFWCGRGIDVDIFTQGKTLDELMAHIREAVELHFEEYLTRGESIRILTISECEVEPFARAASC from the coding sequence ATGCCCATGCTCGTCAAATTCGAAGTGTATTCTGATGGCAGGTTCTGGTGCGGTCGTGGGATTGATGTCGATATCTTCACGCAGGGCAAAACACTCGACGAGCTGATGGCGCATATCCGGGAGGCGGTTGAACTTCATTTCGAGGAATATCTGACCCGGGGAGAGTCCATCCGGATACTGACGATCTCGGAATGCGAGGTTGAACCCTTTGCACGGGCTGCCAGTTGTTAG